The Thamnophis elegans isolate rThaEle1 chromosome Z, rThaEle1.pri, whole genome shotgun sequence genome contains a region encoding:
- the LOC116522358 gene encoding 60S ribosomal protein L30-like, with amino-acid sequence MVATQKTKKSLESINSRLQLVMKSGKYVLGYKQTLKMIRQGKAKLVILANNCPALRKSEIEYYAMLAKTGVHHYSGNNIELGTACGKYYRVCTLAIIDPGDSDLIRSMPEQTSEK; translated from the coding sequence ATGGTGGCCACCCAGAAGACGAAAAAGTCTTTAGAGTCCATAAACTCTAGACTTCAGCTGGTTATGAAAAGTGGTAAATATGTACTTGGATATAAACAAACTCTGAAAATGATTCGACAGGGCAAAGCCAAGTTGGTTATCCTAGCCAATAACTGTCCTGCTTTGAGAAAATCAGAAATTGAGTACTATGCTATGTTGGCCAAAACTGGTGTGCATCACTACAGTGGCAACAATATTGAACTGGGAACAGCTTGTGGGAAGTACTACAGAGTATGTACACTTGCTATTATTGACCCAGGTGACTCTGACCTCATTAGAAGCATGCCAGAACAAACCAGTGAGAAGTAA